In one window of Desulfonatronospira thiodismutans ASO3-1 DNA:
- the mutM gene encoding bifunctional DNA-formamidopyrimidine glycosylase/DNA-(apurinic or apyrimidinic site) lyase, translated as MPELPEVETIAAGLAPLVSGRSIRDIFLMQARVVRGDELEFQRRLLGRKVLDVRRRAKLLILDLDGPLHLVFHLKMTGKVWVPDKGVQPGKHTHLILDLGDEVYVFFDDQRRFGYVTALTPPELESWDFYRGLGPEPLHLSSQDFTDIFQGRKARIKSLLLDQQVIAGIGNIYADEALYMAGIHPCTRAVDLSGDQLEALHCSLQQVLQEAIQAGGSSFRDYRNALGVAGLFQENFKVYGKKGLPCPECGANLESTKVAGRSSCFCPQCQTDG; from the coding sequence TTGCCGGAACTTCCAGAAGTAGAAACCATAGCTGCGGGGCTTGCCCCCCTGGTAAGCGGCAGGTCCATCCGGGATATATTTCTGATGCAGGCCCGGGTGGTACGCGGTGATGAGCTTGAGTTTCAAAGAAGGCTTCTGGGCCGTAAAGTCTTGGATGTGCGGCGAAGGGCCAAGCTTCTTATCCTGGATCTCGACGGGCCTTTACACTTGGTGTTTCATCTGAAAATGACCGGCAAGGTCTGGGTGCCGGACAAGGGTGTCCAGCCGGGAAAGCATACGCACCTTATTCTGGACCTGGGAGACGAGGTCTATGTCTTTTTTGACGACCAGCGCAGGTTCGGCTATGTAACAGCGCTGACACCGCCGGAACTTGAATCCTGGGATTTTTACCGCGGCCTTGGACCTGAGCCCCTGCACCTTTCCTCACAGGACTTTACAGATATTTTTCAGGGCAGAAAGGCCCGCATCAAGTCCCTTCTGCTGGATCAGCAGGTTATAGCCGGCATCGGCAATATTTATGCTGATGAGGCCCTGTACATGGCCGGGATTCATCCCTGCACCCGGGCCGTTGATCTGTCCGGGGATCAACTGGAGGCTCTGCACTGCAGCCTGCAGCAGGTACTGCAGGAGGCCATTCAGGCCGGGGGAAGCTCTTTCCGGGACTATCGCAACGCCCTGGGGGTGGCCGGGCTTTTTCAGGAAAATTTTAAAGTGTACGGCAAAAAAGGGTTGCCTTGTCCGGAATGCGGGGCTAATCTTGAGAGTACAAAGGTCGCAGGCCGAAGTTCCTGTTTCTGCCCCCAGTGTCAGACAGACGGGTAA
- a CDS encoding ChaN family lipoprotein, translating to MPVHIEEPAPQPGEFYTGDGERLTSKEMVDRIRDNDFILLGESHNNPCDHKVQARIVHLLAQSGVDHVLGLEMVNVRRQEVLDSFNRGEISLEELPDRLDWSETWGYDFDLYRPVFEAAREHGVPVKALNLPSEVTRSISHYGLDSLDEEDRRYLPDKITMPPEEQLSFLEKQYEMHQEFVPEDRSELQHFIQAQSTWDSKMAEMAEQFGFEHSLPVVVLAGSEHVRMGWGIEHRLLKQDGDARVTRVLPVRDVEDISPDNPLYFYCPPAQAQHGRMRLGLIMSRQDDVLVVHGVVEDSAADRAGFQKGDEIIGVNSRAVHGMSDLHDAAVKASKTGEPVVFKVLRKAGIKSLKLELPREE from the coding sequence ATGCCTGTTCATATTGAAGAACCCGCTCCGCAGCCCGGTGAGTTCTATACCGGCGACGGCGAGCGACTGACTTCCAAGGAGATGGTGGACAGGATAAGGGACAATGATTTCATTTTATTGGGCGAATCCCACAACAACCCATGCGATCACAAGGTCCAGGCCAGGATCGTGCACCTTCTGGCCCAGTCCGGAGTTGACCATGTCCTGGGGCTGGAGATGGTCAATGTACGCCGGCAGGAGGTCCTGGACAGCTTCAACAGGGGGGAAATTTCCCTGGAAGAACTGCCGGACAGACTGGACTGGAGCGAAACCTGGGGATACGATTTCGATCTGTACAGACCTGTTTTTGAGGCCGCCAGGGAGCACGGGGTACCAGTAAAGGCCCTTAATCTGCCCTCGGAAGTCACCCGCAGCATCAGCCACTACGGCCTGGACAGCCTGGATGAGGAGGACCGCAGGTATCTGCCGGATAAGATTACCATGCCCCCTGAAGAACAGCTCTCTTTCCTGGAAAAGCAGTATGAAATGCACCAGGAGTTTGTTCCGGAGGATCGTTCCGAACTGCAGCACTTTATTCAGGCCCAGTCCACCTGGGATTCCAAGATGGCGGAAATGGCCGAACAGTTTGGTTTCGAGCATTCCCTGCCTGTCGTGGTTCTGGCCGGCAGCGAGCATGTGCGCATGGGCTGGGGTATAGAGCACCGCCTGCTTAAGCAGGATGGAGATGCCCGGGTGACCAGGGTCCTGCCGGTACGAGACGTGGAGGACATAAGCCCGGACAATCCCCTTTATTTCTATTGCCCTCCTGCCCAGGCCCAGCATGGCCGCATGCGCCTGGGGCTTATAATGTCCAGGCAGGATGATGTCCTGGTGGTTCACGGCGTGGTGGAAGACAGCGCTGCCGACAGGGCCGGTTTTCAGAAGGGTGATGAGATAATTGGCGTAAACAGCCGGGCCGTACACGGGATGTCAGATCTGCACGATGCCGCTGTCAAAGCCTCAAAGACCGGGGAACCGGTGGTTTTTAAGGTGCTTCGAAAAGCAGGCATCAAGAGCCTTAAGCTGGAGCTTCCACGGGAAGAGTAG